CATTTTACATCTGACCTGGGAAATGCCGTGTATTTTTCGGGACCAGAAAATGGTAGCAGCAGAGGGGTGGCTATCATCGTGCCTCGATCTTTGAACAAGTGTGTCATAGGATATGAGCCGGTCAGCGATCGTATAATAACACTCAAAATTAACACAATACCATGCAAACTTAACATCGTGCAAGTATATGCCCCCACGTCACAATCCACTGAAGAGGAGGTGGAAGACTTCTACGATACGCTGACTGCGACACTGAAAAGACAACCAAAGCGAGAAATCAGTATCTTAATAGGGGACTTCAATGCCAAAGTTGGCGACACAACAGACAATGATCACCTTAGTCGCGTTATGGGCAAACACGGCATCGGGGAACGAAATATCAGGGGCGAGCGTCTGATACAGTTCTGCTGTGAAGAGAATCTTACCATCACCAACACCTGCTTCAAACATCATGTCCGTAGACTATACACGTGGATATCTCCTGGAGATAGATGTAGGAATCAAATTGACTACATATTGGTAGGAACGCGGTGGAGAAGCTCAGTGACAAATGCAGTAACTATCCCCGGTGCTGACTGCGGCTCCGATCACCAGCTTCTTGTGGCAACATTCAGGGTGCGACTAAAGAGGATACAAAAACCTAAAGTAGTTCCAAATATACACCGTCTAAACATCAATGgctttaaaaaaggttttgaaCAGAAAATAGAAGACCTACCAAAAAACATCGCAGACAGCGACACTAAATGGGAATATCTCAAAAGAATTATAGAAGAAACAGCTAGGGATAACAGGCTGGTGAAACCACCTATGAAAGAATTTATAACACCAGAGACAGCACTAGTCATCCAGAAAAGACGTGAACTTAAGGAGAACGGTATACGCTCAACTGAAGATATGCAACGCTACGCGGAACTCAACCGCCTAGTTCAACTTCGCTGTCGGAAAGATTATGAGAAATACATCAATGAAATCTGTCTCGAAATTGAACAACACGCGATGAATAACGAAACCAGatatctttttcaaaaaataaaagaattaactgGAACTCGTAAGCCAAAAGCCTGCGCCATTGAAGACAAAGACGGGCGTCTACTTACTAATATGGACCAAGTGTTAGAGCGCTGGAGAAACTACTGCGCAGGGTTATACACGGGAGAGTCCAGTAACGCTAATATTTCATGGTCGGAAGAAGAACCAGATATCCTTCCATCTGAAATTGAGCATGCCATCAAAGCTCTTAAGTGTAAGAAGTCATACTTCAAAATTTAGGTCGGCGAGGCACGAACGCGATTACTGAAATTTGTAACACCATCTGGAAGACTGGAAGGTGGCCAAAAGACTGGACGGAATCGGTGTTCATACCCTTACATAAAAAAGGTTCTTCGAAAGACTGTGGTAACTACAGGACGATAGCGTTAATATCTCATGCGAGCAAGATCCTCCTCCATGTGATTAACTGACGCctgaactactttttgagcCGTCAAATACCCGAAGAACAGGCAGGATTTGTGAGAGGCAGAGGAACACGAGAGCAGATACTCAACGTTCGGCAAATCATTCAGAAGAGTAGAGAATTTAATAGCCCCGTGGTCCTATGCTTCATTGACTACACTAAAGCCTTTGATTGCGTCCAATGGGACAAACTGTGGAGTGTGCTACTTGAGATGGGAACTCCGGAACACCTCGTTCCGCTTATTCACAATCTGTACACTGAGAGCCGTTCTTTCGTCAGGATTGGTACGGAATGCTCCAGTATGTTCCAAACAAAGAAAGGTGTGAGACAGGGTTGTATTCTGTCACCCGCACTTTTTAACATATACGGAGAGTACATTATTAGAAAGACGATTGAAAATTGGAGGAAAGGTTTTCCTATAGGTGGAAAAAGACTATCAAATCTCAGGTATGCTGACGACACCATTCTTCTCGCAACATCCGTAGAAGATATGAGAGAGCTGTTCCATAGGCTGGAGTCGGAAAGTCTAAATATGGGGCTTGCAGTAAATCGAACGAAAACCAAGGTTATGATAGTGGATCGAGCCGGAAACCTATCAAAAGATACTCTCAACATTCCGGGCATTGACACCGTCGATCGCTACATTTACCTAGGTGCCCAAATCTGCAATGACGGCAGTTGTATCCCCGAAATAAGAAGGCGTATTGGGATGGCAAAGGATGCTATGGCGCGTTTGAACAACATCTGGAAGAAAAGGGGAATCGGTATCAGAACCAAGACCAGGCTGGTACGAGCCCTTGTTTTCCCTATCTTCCTGTATGGAGTTGAGACATGGACAATCCTGGCCCGAGAAAGGCAAAGGATTGATGCATTCGAAATGTGGTGCTGGAGGCGAATGCTGAGAATACCTTGGACTGCGAAACGCACTAATGCGTCGATCCTGGCCCAGCTCCATATCAAAACCAGGTTGTCCACCATATGCCGACGGCGTATTTTGTCGTACTTCGGCCACACGATGCGCAGAGGCGATAAAAATCTGGAGAGACTGATTGTGGTTGGGAACACGGACGGCAAAAGATCGCGCGGTCGTTTACCAACGAGATGGGTAGACCAGGTCAAGAACTCATCTGCCACTAGGTTatacacggtcgtaagagacgccatggacagagaccgCTGGAGGCacatcatccgctccagatgcaaccctgatgctgaccacgatcctcagacatgagggaccgacaagagagaTGCAAAGGAATGTCGGCGCAGTTTCACACTCCACTGGGAATTGAATGAAACTATGTTTTATACATGGAATACCATAAATTGTTTACACAAAAAAACCTAAGATAACACTgaacatataaataatgtaattccgtaaaataatatgttttaatgtCACTTACTTGCAAATTTTAATGGTATCTGGAATGTTAAGCGgttttaatcatatttatttattaatttatttatttgacagcaccaaaaaatcaaaatcaaattttcataattaatgaaatatggTCATAATATAATTGTCTTGTtttaggtttatttttaaataacataaaatattgtcaatatctaaataaaataattataataataattacactaaacgtacgttatattatacatttaattattttttatctatttatactttttaataccgTGAGTATTGCGCATGTgtggatatatgtataaaatatggattttatatattttttaattatatattatattatattatatgcttAAGCTGCACAAGCCCTTAAATTCAACAAGCTCCTTTCtggtgggttgtctggaagagatcactatctagtgataagaccgcccgttgcatgcgacgtaattattattatttttttccctttaagctttatacttatgtaattgttatatgttactgtgtgcaataaagttatttattattattattattattaaacgt
Above is a window of Melitaea cinxia chromosome 19, ilMelCinx1.1, whole genome shotgun sequence DNA encoding:
- the LOC123663045 gene encoding craniofacial development protein 2-like, whose product is MKGKRTGNSMSGDPADARRHLPGRGGVKYATGHAPVTRQAPHGNSATDETNTFKSFRIPHRIGTWNVRGLNQPGKLRIVESEMERKNVHLLGISETHWNGQGHFTSDLGNAVYFSGPENGSSRGVAIIVPRSLNKCVIGYEPVSDRIITLKINTIPCKLNIVQVYAPTSQSTEEEVEDFYDTLTATLKRQPKREISILIGDFNAKVGDTTDNDHLSRVMGKHGIGERNIRGERLIQFCCEENLTITNTCFKHHVRRLYTWISPGDRCRNQIDYILVGTRWRSSVTNAVTIPGADCGSDHQLLVATFRVRLKRIQKPKVVPNIHRLNINGFKKGFEQKIEDLPKNIADSDTKWEYLKRIIEETARDNRLVKPPMKEFITPETALVIQKRRELKENGIRSTEDMQRYAELNRLVQLRCRKDYEKYINEICLEIEQHAMNNETRYLFQKIKELTGTRKPKACAIEDKDGRLLTNMDQVLERWRNYCAGLYTGESSNANISWSEEEPDILPSEIEHAIKALKCKKSYFKI